In Aurantimicrobium minutum, the following proteins share a genomic window:
- a CDS encoding aldose epimerase family protein has product MVVSTFGARIVELWVPDREGNLGNVVVGLPTPQDYAQRAGLYLGCTVGRVAGRIAHSHFVGGGLSFDVEPNERGNHLHGGPERSFDRVEWELVTFDTGDVVSAEFHYLSPAGEEGYPGELTVTSRYELSAQGVLTSTLTAHTTAPTPVNLTTHAYWNLSGIPGQTIEDHELVVDHAGQLETDDVQLPTGQLLSPPQQLSLSEHSWDDTFILTNTNHLTTAAARLHHSGTGRTLTLFTSEPAMQVYSGAYLPHEEFDAEHILTSSGGLCLEPQRIIDNALLPGFPSIVLQPEETYVHVTRHEFNAG; this is encoded by the coding sequence ATGGTGGTTTCCACCTTTGGTGCACGAATAGTTGAGCTGTGGGTTCCAGATAGAGAAGGCAACCTGGGCAATGTCGTCGTGGGATTACCCACTCCTCAGGATTATGCCCAGCGAGCTGGGCTGTACCTCGGCTGCACGGTTGGTCGTGTTGCTGGGCGAATTGCACACAGCCACTTTGTTGGTGGTGGGCTCTCTTTTGACGTGGAACCTAATGAGCGAGGTAATCATCTCCACGGCGGACCAGAACGCAGCTTTGATCGTGTGGAATGGGAGCTCGTAACATTCGACACGGGTGATGTTGTCTCAGCAGAGTTTCACTATCTCAGTCCTGCAGGCGAAGAAGGCTACCCTGGCGAACTCACAGTAACGTCTCGGTATGAACTGAGTGCTCAAGGGGTGTTGACCTCGACCCTCACGGCACACACCACCGCGCCAACCCCGGTTAACCTCACTACGCATGCCTATTGGAACCTGTCCGGAATTCCAGGGCAGACTATTGAAGACCATGAATTGGTTGTGGATCATGCTGGGCAGCTGGAAACTGATGATGTACAACTGCCCACGGGACAACTGCTATCCCCGCCTCAGCAACTTTCATTATCTGAACACAGCTGGGATGACACATTCATCTTGACCAACACCAACCACCTCACAACTGCTGCTGCGCGGCTTCACCACAGCGGAACTGGCAGGACATTAACTCTCTTCACTTCTGAACCTGCAATGCAGGTCTATTCAGGGGCATATCTTCCGCACGAAGAGTTCGATGCTGAGCACATCCTCACCTCTTCAGGTGGGCTGTGTTTGGAGCCTCAACGCATCATTGACAATGCGTTACTGCCCGGATTCCCTTCAATAGTTCTTCAGCCTGAAGAAACATACGTGCACGTCACACGGCACGAGTTCAACGCAGGTTAA
- a CDS encoding sugar ABC transporter permease, with protein MASLEPTAIGSGHEGSVRDQITAYIQRLKNGEMGALPAVIALFALVVLFASLSPYFLTTLNFANLFVQAAQLTVLAAALVFVLLLAEIDLSAGVTAGVGMALFAVLNLMMGINWIVAILAALLVGSLVGWTIGIFVAKIGVPSFVVTLGLFLGFQGLMLVMLGDGGLYRLDVPELKAIMNGNMPVWAGWLMLAIMVAVSLGLGFYDRARRAKAGVANRPISLMLLRVGTIAVLGGIAVGAMSVNRSVSVVPIEGVPIVIPIVIGILFVGTFVLDRTTFGRHLYAVGGNPEAARRAGIKVAKIRITAFIICSTLAVVSGILAASRIGAIESTAGRSIVLSGVAAAVVGGVSLFGGRGRLIHAAIGALVIAIIDNGLGLIGLPAGVNFLVTGAVLIAAATIDALSRKRSGGGVRV; from the coding sequence ATGGCTTCGCTTGAACCCACAGCAATTGGAAGTGGCCACGAAGGTAGCGTCCGCGATCAAATCACCGCCTACATTCAGCGCTTAAAGAACGGTGAAATGGGAGCACTTCCTGCTGTCATTGCACTGTTTGCTCTGGTCGTGCTCTTTGCTTCACTGAGCCCCTACTTCCTCACCACCTTGAACTTTGCCAACCTGTTTGTTCAGGCAGCACAGCTCACCGTTCTCGCAGCTGCTTTGGTTTTCGTTCTGCTGCTTGCGGAAATTGACCTTTCAGCTGGTGTGACCGCCGGTGTTGGTATGGCACTGTTTGCTGTCCTGAACCTGATGATGGGGATCAACTGGATTGTCGCAATTCTGGCGGCTCTTTTGGTTGGATCCCTCGTGGGTTGGACCATCGGTATCTTTGTCGCAAAGATTGGTGTTCCCTCCTTCGTGGTCACCCTAGGTCTGTTCCTTGGTTTCCAGGGTCTGATGCTGGTGATGCTGGGTGACGGTGGCCTCTACCGCCTCGACGTCCCTGAGCTCAAAGCCATCATGAACGGCAACATGCCCGTCTGGGCTGGTTGGCTCATGCTCGCGATTATGGTTGCTGTCTCTTTGGGACTGGGCTTCTATGACCGCGCGCGTCGCGCTAAGGCTGGCGTCGCTAACCGCCCCATCTCATTGATGCTGCTTCGCGTCGGAACCATCGCTGTCTTGGGTGGTATTGCCGTGGGTGCCATGAGCGTCAACCGTAGCGTTTCGGTTGTCCCCATCGAAGGTGTGCCCATCGTTATTCCCATCGTGATCGGAATTCTCTTTGTGGGAACCTTCGTGCTGGACCGCACCACTTTTGGTCGTCACCTTTACGCCGTTGGTGGAAACCCTGAAGCCGCACGCCGTGCAGGTATCAAGGTTGCCAAGATCCGTATCACCGCGTTCATCATCTGTTCAACACTTGCTGTTGTCTCCGGAATCCTGGCTGCCAGCCGTATTGGTGCTATCGAATCGACCGCAGGTCGTTCCATCGTGCTTAGCGGTGTGGCAGCTGCGGTCGTCGGTGGTGTCAGCCTCTTCGGTGGACGTGGTCGTCTGATTCACGCTGCAATCGGTGCATTGGTTATCGCCATCATCGACAACGGTTTGGGCCTTATCGGTCTGCCTGCAGGTGTGAACTTCCTGGTTACCGGTGCAGTTCTGATTGCTGCTGCAACCATTGACGCTCTCTCTCGCAAGCGCTCCGGCGGCGGGGTTCGCGTCTAA
- a CDS encoding ATP-binding cassette domain-containing protein — protein sequence MDVPLIELSGVKKSFGPVDVLKGIDLKAYAGQVTALVGDNGAGKSTLIKGLSGVQPYDEGIVKFAGEEVHLTSPRQSGALGIEVVYQDLALCDNLDIVQNMFLGREELSQGTLDEGSMEFQATKALQSLSVRTVKSVRQKVSSLSGGQRQTVAIARSVLRNAKLVILDEPTAALGVAQTEQVLNLVRRLADNGIGVIIISHNLADVFQVCDSINVLYLGRMVASLKTSETTQADVVGYITGTKSMEEVA from the coding sequence ATGGATGTGCCACTAATCGAACTCTCCGGAGTAAAGAAAAGCTTCGGCCCCGTCGACGTTCTTAAAGGAATCGACCTCAAGGCATACGCAGGTCAGGTAACCGCACTCGTAGGAGACAACGGTGCAGGTAAGTCGACACTGATTAAAGGACTCTCGGGAGTCCAGCCCTATGACGAAGGAATCGTCAAGTTCGCTGGTGAAGAAGTACATCTCACCTCACCTCGCCAGAGCGGTGCGCTCGGCATCGAGGTTGTGTACCAAGACCTCGCTTTGTGCGACAACCTCGACATCGTCCAGAACATGTTCCTCGGCCGTGAAGAACTGAGCCAAGGAACCCTCGACGAAGGTTCAATGGAGTTCCAGGCAACCAAGGCCCTGCAGAGCCTTTCTGTTCGTACCGTGAAATCAGTTCGCCAAAAGGTTTCCTCACTCTCGGGTGGACAGCGCCAGACCGTTGCTATCGCACGTTCAGTCCTCCGTAACGCCAAGCTCGTCATCCTTGATGAGCCAACCGCTGCTTTGGGTGTTGCCCAGACCGAACAGGTTCTCAACCTTGTTCGCCGTCTCGCTGACAATGGCATTGGTGTGATCATCATCAGCCACAACCTGGCTGACGTCTTCCAGGTGTGCGACTCCATCAACGTCCTTTACCTAGGCCGCATGGTTGCATCCCTCAAAACTTCAGAAACAACCCAAGCCGATGTTGTGGGTTACATCACCGGCACTAAGAGCATGGAAGAGGTGGCGTAA
- a CDS encoding sugar ABC transporter substrate-binding protein produces MKKSSLISIAALAAVSALALSGCAGASNDAAASTRACVILPDTESSPRWEAGDKPALEAALTDAGYEADIQNAQGDTAKYATIADQMLSKGCGVMILTDHQGAAIQVAEKAKAAGVPVIAYDRPLEGADYYVSFDNETVGGIQGECIVDGLTAAGKDPATASVVYVGGDPADGNAKMFYDGAVAVMSKAGIKPAAETPGTWDGTKAGTAFEQAYTSLGGAVDAVWVANDTNAAAVITILDKNGKTVPVSGQDASVAGLQNVLLGKQTCTVYKPFSVEAAAASDLAIQILGGKAPSVEKKLADGTPFIAVTPIKVGPEQVIDVVSAGDASAKDLCTAELAEACAKYGVK; encoded by the coding sequence ATGAAGAAGTCTTCATTGATCTCAATCGCAGCTCTAGCAGCTGTGTCCGCACTTGCCCTCTCGGGTTGTGCTGGTGCATCTAACGATGCAGCTGCAAGCACTCGTGCTTGTGTAATCCTCCCCGACACCGAGTCTTCACCACGTTGGGAAGCTGGCGACAAGCCTGCTCTCGAGGCTGCTCTGACTGACGCTGGTTACGAAGCAGACATCCAGAACGCTCAGGGTGACACCGCTAAGTACGCAACCATCGCAGACCAGATGCTCTCTAAGGGCTGTGGTGTAATGATCCTCACTGACCACCAGGGTGCAGCTATCCAGGTAGCAGAAAAGGCTAAGGCAGCTGGTGTTCCAGTTATCGCTTACGACCGCCCTCTCGAAGGTGCTGACTACTACGTTTCGTTCGACAACGAAACCGTTGGTGGCATCCAGGGTGAGTGCATCGTTGATGGTCTGACCGCTGCTGGTAAGGACCCTGCAACTGCATCTGTTGTTTACGTTGGTGGAGACCCTGCTGACGGTAACGCAAAGATGTTCTACGACGGTGCTGTTGCTGTCATGTCAAAGGCTGGCATCAAGCCTGCTGCTGAAACCCCCGGTACCTGGGATGGAACCAAGGCTGGAACCGCATTTGAGCAGGCTTACACCTCTCTCGGTGGTGCAGTTGACGCTGTTTGGGTAGCAAACGACACCAACGCTGCTGCAGTTATCACCATCCTTGACAAGAACGGTAAGACCGTTCCTGTTTCTGGTCAGGACGCATCTGTAGCTGGTCTTCAGAACGTTCTCCTCGGCAAGCAGACCTGCACGGTCTACAAGCCATTCTCCGTAGAAGCTGCTGCTGCTTCCGACCTGGCTATCCAGATCCTCGGTGGCAAGGCTCCTTCTGTAGAGAAGAAGCTCGCTGATGGAACTCCTTTCATCGCAGTTACCCCAATCAAGGTCGGTCCTGAACAGGTCATCGACGTTGTATCCGCTGGTGACGCATCTGCCAAGGACCTCTGCACCGCAGAGCTCGCTGAGGCATGTGCAAAGTACGGCGTAAAGTAA